In one window of Eretmochelys imbricata isolate rEreImb1 chromosome 21, rEreImb1.hap1, whole genome shotgun sequence DNA:
- the PPP1R15B gene encoding protein phosphatase 1 regulatory subunit 15B, which produces MEPRKREQASPGLGQASSRLGLTWLKLGPCPPAPDVAAQPQLSAPFSWLRLFSQLLSPLPGLLQRLLPGQGLSSALCPAAGEPPAGASQAANLLLLSEASASLSWADGHLHGAPEMRRKSSLEPAQPLWGAGLVRSGLAPLSVRQVDLVSYMLGPGGSLGSGYGQACCTDKSHLPQPLSAELPADGWRGPPSREGLPEIQHLRTKRLEFLQQQQLATNCLAVPDPDHGYHSLEEEQQHRGNSQEAGMLRGPEELPEHNIVGQAGDSPLEQEVWRPEKEATEEAPISEEDEDEDSDIEQDLPVSSRPACANKLIDYIIRGSSSGEESSEGEEDWDGDDDGFDSEGSLSDSDSTSQDSESQHLWNSFCSLDPYNPQNFTAAIRTAVNNSEKVLSGESYVEEDSSWAESLPGSPALSSEEDDEWECNSADEEDNLKLWNSFCNSDDPYNPFNFKAPFQTAKKKGKHDLEGASGLCMVSSQCNLLFTCQVQLLENHNCGVSDIVQHGILFGEKHTSTKRKKVTFLEEVTEYYVSSEEDRKGPWEELARDGCRFQKRIQETEDAIGYCLTIEHRQRIFNRLQEIYTPTQI; this is translated from the exons ATGGAGCCGAGGAAGCGGGAGCAGGCGAGCCCCGGGCTCGGCCAGGCCAGCTCCCGGTTAGGACTCACCTGGCTGAAGCTCGGCCCCTGTCCCCCGGCTCCTGACGTTgcggcccagccccagctcagcgcCCCCTTCTCCTGGCTGCGGCTCTTCTCGCAGCTGCTTTCCCCGCTGCCCGGTCTCCTCCAGCGGCTGCTGCCcggccagggcctgagcagcGCCCTGTGCCCCGCGGCGGGGGAGCCTCCCGCGGGGGCATCTCAGGCCGCGAATCTTCTGCTGCTGTCCGAGGCCAGCGCCTCACTGAGTTGGGCCGACGGGCATCTGCACGGCGCCCCGGAGATGCGCCGGAAGAGTAGCCTGGAGCCTGCCCAGCcgctgtggggagctgggctggTGCGGAGCGGCCTGGCCCCGCTCAGCGTCCGGCAAGTGGACCTGGTCTCCTACATGCTGGGCCCCGGCGGCAGTCTGGGGTCCGGCTACGGCCAAGCTTGCTGCACCGACAAaagccacctgccccagcccttgaGCGCCGAGCTTCCCGCGGACGGCTGGCGAGGACCCCCATCGCGGGAGGGGCTGCCAGAAATCCAGCACCTCCGCACCAAGCGCTTGGAgtttctccagcagcagcagctggcgaCTAATTGCTTGGCCGTGCCTGACCCGGACCATGGCTACCACAGCCTGGAGGAGGAACAGCAACACAGGGGTAACAGCCAAGAGGCTGGGATGCTGAGAGGCCCTGAGGAACTGCCTGAGCACAACATAGTGGGGCAAGCTGGAGACAGCCCCCTAGAACAGGAAGTATGGCGTCCTGAGAAGGAGGCAACTGAGGAAGCGCCCATCTCGGAAGAGGATGAAGATGAGGATTCTGATATAGAGCAAGACCTGCCAGTGTCATCCAGGCCTGCCTGTGCTAACAAACTGATAGACTACATTATCAGGGGCAGTTCCAGTGGAGAGGAAAGTTCAGAGGGTGAGGAAGACTGGGATGGGGATGATGATGGGTTTGATAGCGAGGGGTCCCTCTCAGATTCAGACTCAACTAGCCAGGATAGTGAGAGCCAGCACCTCTGGAACTCCTTCTGCAGTTTGGATCCTTACAATCCTCAGAACTTTACAGCTGCTATTCGAACTGCTGTTAATAATTCAGAGAAGGTTTTGTCTGGTGAGTCATATGTAGAGGAGGATTCTTCATGGGCTGAAAGCCTTCCTGGCTCTCCTGCCCtcagttctgaagaggatgatGAATGGGAGTGTAATAGTGCAGATGAGGAAGATAATTTGAAACTTTGGAACTCATTCTGTAACTCAGATGATCCCTATAACCCCTTCAATTTCAAGGCACCATTTCAAACTGcaaaaaagaaagggaagcaTGACTTAGAAGGAGCATCAGGGCTGTGTATGGTCAGCTCTCAGTGCAATCTCTTATTCACCTGTCAGGTGCAGCTGCTGGAGAACCATAACTGTGGGGTCTCAGATATTGTGCAGCATGGCATTCTTTTTGGAGAGAAACATACAAGTACCAAGAGAAAAAAG GTAACATTCCTTGAAGAAGTTACTGAGTATTATGTAAGCAGTGAAGAAGATCGGAAAGGACCCTGGGAAGAACTTGCACGGGATGGATGCAGGTTCCAGAAACGAATTCAAGAAACAGAAGATGCTATTGGATACTGCTTAACCATAGAACATAGACAGAGGATATTTAATAGACTCCAGGAAATATACACCCCTACCCAGATATAA